The Opitutales bacterium ASA1 genome window below encodes:
- a CDS encoding MBL fold metallo-hydrolase, translating into MINPSSVVTQQRRRLFTRRMFLAQGAFAAAGGAWLAWSSSWTARFFRERIAEVSREMAPIAHKPTPLSWRDDRLTFSWLGHATVLVNLHGLRILVDPTLFPRIGVDLLVGTLGPKRLTAPALRPAELPEIDLVLVSHAHFDHLDTPSLAAVRGRPAAVMAPGTSDLLPRRRYRSVTELRWGESAQVETARGGVLVRAIEVKHWGARIRRDSWRGYAGFVVEHDGRRLLFGGDTAHTRSFADHRTLGPFEAAFMPVGAYDPWIANHCTPEQAVEMADAAGARLIVPIHHQTFTLSREPFLEPIERTQAALASEADRLALREIGQTVVV; encoded by the coding sequence TTGATCAACCCTTCCTCCGTGGTGACCCAGCAACGCAGACGACTCTTCACCCGCCGGATGTTTCTCGCCCAAGGTGCGTTCGCCGCGGCGGGCGGCGCATGGCTCGCGTGGTCTTCGTCGTGGACCGCGCGTTTCTTCCGTGAACGGATCGCGGAGGTGAGCCGCGAGATGGCGCCGATCGCGCACAAGCCCACGCCGCTGTCATGGCGGGACGATCGGCTGACGTTTTCCTGGCTCGGCCACGCCACCGTGCTGGTGAACCTGCACGGACTGAGAATCCTCGTGGATCCCACACTCTTCCCGCGCATCGGGGTGGATTTGCTGGTCGGGACTTTGGGGCCGAAGCGACTGACCGCACCGGCACTGCGCCCCGCGGAACTGCCGGAGATCGATCTCGTGCTCGTGTCGCATGCGCATTTCGACCATCTCGACACGCCGTCGCTCGCCGCCGTGCGTGGCCGTCCCGCCGCCGTCATGGCACCCGGGACCTCGGACCTGTTGCCGCGCCGGCGCTACCGGTCGGTGACGGAGCTTCGTTGGGGCGAATCCGCTCAGGTGGAGACCGCGCGCGGCGGCGTCCTTGTGCGCGCGATCGAAGTCAAGCACTGGGGCGCACGGATCCGCCGGGATTCGTGGCGCGGATACGCGGGTTTCGTCGTCGAGCACGACGGCCGGCGGCTTCTCTTCGGGGGCGACACGGCGCACACGCGTTCCTTCGCCGATCACCGCACCCTCGGCCCGTTCGAGGCGGCGTTCATGCCGGTCGGGGCTTACGATCCATGGATCGCCAACCACTGCACGCCGGAGCAGGCGGTCGAGATGGCGGACGCCGCGGGGGCGCGTCTGATCGTCCCGATCCACCACCAGACGTTCACCCTGAGTCGGGAACCGTTTCTCGAGCCGATCGAACGCACGCAAGCGGCGCTCGCGAGCGAGGCCGATCGACTCGCGCTGCGCGAGATCGGCCAGACGGTGGTCGTGTAG
- a CDS encoding Gfo/Idh/MocA family oxidoreductase produces the protein MNRRTFVSSLAVGGAALAAGSRLYSAGSSAKPKARIGIIGCGWYGGVIYEAFARNVDATVVSLCDPNARNLQKTLQAVARHQTAVPRTFADYREMLAAEQHDIVVVATPDHWHALNAIAAMQAGADVFLEKAISVDVIEGEAILAAARKYDRVVQINTQRRSNPLYLEVRDKYLRSGKLGRIGQVETYSFLGLEGWSAGPIPDAPIPAHLDFDMWTGPAPLLPYKAIIEDRGWRAFMEFGNGIIGNVGVHMLDKVRWLLDLGWPRAVSATGGRFAKESFSNTFDTMRSVLRYPDLDVSWEHRMWGVSPIPRRHWSDQWGARFIGEKGTLNVTMFEYVFTPTGDGAREGVHMLSKTGDLENVDFGAANGAYRETEDRHVQDFMQAREERGAHRRPIADVEQGHISSACCILSNLSLELGRPLVYDPKSRAVPGDPEATRRLARPYRAPWTHPDPATV, from the coding sequence ATGAACCGTCGTACCTTCGTATCCTCCCTCGCCGTCGGCGGAGCCGCGCTCGCCGCCGGCTCGCGCCTGTATTCCGCCGGGTCGTCCGCCAAACCCAAGGCTCGCATCGGCATCATCGGCTGCGGTTGGTACGGCGGGGTCATCTACGAGGCGTTTGCCCGCAACGTCGACGCGACCGTCGTGTCGTTGTGCGATCCCAACGCGCGCAACCTGCAAAAGACCCTGCAAGCCGTGGCGCGGCACCAGACCGCGGTGCCGCGCACCTTTGCCGACTACCGGGAAATGTTGGCCGCGGAGCAGCACGACATCGTCGTCGTGGCCACGCCCGACCACTGGCATGCGCTCAACGCCATCGCGGCGATGCAGGCGGGCGCGGACGTCTTTCTGGAAAAGGCGATCAGCGTGGACGTGATCGAAGGCGAAGCGATCCTCGCAGCAGCGCGCAAATACGATCGCGTAGTGCAGATCAACACCCAGCGTCGCAGCAATCCGCTGTATCTCGAGGTCCGCGACAAATACCTCCGCAGCGGCAAGCTGGGTCGGATCGGCCAGGTGGAGACCTACAGTTTCCTCGGCCTCGAAGGCTGGAGCGCGGGCCCGATCCCCGATGCGCCGATTCCCGCCCATCTCGACTTCGACATGTGGACCGGTCCGGCACCGCTCCTGCCCTACAAGGCGATCATCGAGGATCGCGGCTGGCGGGCGTTCATGGAGTTCGGCAACGGCATCATCGGCAACGTCGGTGTGCACATGCTCGACAAGGTGCGTTGGCTGCTCGACCTCGGTTGGCCGCGCGCGGTCAGCGCGACCGGAGGCCGTTTCGCCAAGGAGTCGTTTTCCAACACGTTCGACACGATGCGGAGCGTGCTTCGCTATCCCGATCTCGACGTGAGTTGGGAACACCGCATGTGGGGCGTATCACCGATTCCACGGCGGCACTGGAGCGATCAATGGGGGGCGCGCTTCATCGGCGAGAAAGGCACGTTGAACGTCACGATGTTCGAATACGTGTTCACTCCGACCGGCGATGGCGCGCGCGAAGGCGTGCACATGTTGTCGAAGACCGGCGACCTGGAGAACGTGGATTTCGGCGCGGCCAACGGCGCCTACCGCGAGACCGAGGATCGGCACGTGCAGGATTTCATGCAGGCCCGCGAGGAGCGCGGAGCCCATCGCCGGCCAATCGCCGATGTCGAGCAGGGGCATATCTCCAGTGCCTGCTGCATCCTATCGAATCTGTCCCTCGAACTCGGGCGCCCCTTGGTCTACGATCCGAAGTCACGCGCGGTGCCCGGCGATCCCGAGGCCACGCGGCGCCTCGCTCGGCCGTACCGGGCACCGTGGACGCATCCCGATCCGGCGACGGTGTGA